In Elephas maximus indicus isolate mEleMax1 chromosome 7, mEleMax1 primary haplotype, whole genome shotgun sequence, the following proteins share a genomic window:
- the LOC126080588 gene encoding olfactory receptor 1S1-like, with the protein MGILCSFLQISRNMHQGNQTTISEFILLGLSKHAEQQKVLFVLFLGMYLVTMVGNGLIILAIVLDSYLHTPMCLFLANLSFADISSISTSVPKMLMNIHTKSQSISYESCITQMYFFIVFVVIDNFLLGVMAYDRFVAICHPLNYTTIMQPRICALLTVIPWVLSNVVALTHTLLFIQLIFCDSSILPHFLCDLAPLLKLSCSDTMVNELVLFVVGLSVFAFPFALILFSYIHITKAVLRISSREGKWKAFSTCGSHLTVVLLFYGTIIGVYFFPSSTHPDDTDKIGAVLFTVVTPMLNPFIYSLRNKDMKSALRKLVNTKRFLPSMPWASEFFLSP; encoded by the coding sequence ATGGGGATTTTGTGTTCTTTTCTTCAGATCAGCAGAAATATGCACCAAGGAAACCAAACTACCATCTCTGAATTCATCCTCCTGGGACTCTCCAAACATGCTGAACAACAGAAAGTCCTCTTTGTGCTTTTTCTGGGTATGTACCTGGTCACAATGGTTGGGAATGGGCTCATCATCCTGGCCATTGTCTTGGATTCTTACCTTCACACCCCCATGTgtctcttccttgccaatctatcCTTTGCTGATATATCCTCCATTTCCACCTCAGTCCCCAAAATGCTGATGAATATTCACACCaagagtcaatccatctcctatGAGAGCTGCATCACACAAATGtactttttcattgtttttgtcgTCATTGACAATTTCCTCTTGGGGGTCATGGCCTATGATCGCTTCGTGGCTATCTGCCACCCTCTGAACTATACAACCATCATGCAGCCCAGGATCTGTGCTTTGCTGACAGTCATCCCGTGGGTCCTCAGTAATGTTgttgccctgacacacacccttctgtTCATTCAACTGATCTTCTGTGACAGTAGCATTCTCCCACACTTCCTCTGTGACCTGGCCCCACTGCTGAAACTGTCCTGCTCAGATACAATGGTCAATGAgctcgtgttgtttgttgtgggcTTATCTGTCTTCGCCTTCCCCTTTGCCCTCATCCTTTTCTCCTACATCCACATCACCAAGGCTGTCCTGAGAATTTCATCCAGAGAGGGAAAATGGAAAGCTTTCTCTACCTGTGGCTCTCACTTGACGGTCGTATTACTCTTCTATGGGACCATTATAGGGGTTTACTTCTTCCCTTCATCTACCCACCCTGATGACACAGATAAGATTGGAGCAGTACTATTCACTGTGGTGACACCCATGTTGAACCCCTTCATCTATAGCCTAAGGAACAAGGACATGAAAAGTGCCCTGAGAAAACTCGTCAATACAAAACGGTTTCTCCCTTCGATGCCCTGGGCGTCTGAATTCTTTTTATCTCCATAA
- the LOC126080589 gene encoding olfactory receptor 1S1-like: protein MGFSSSFLHFTRNMHQGNQTTISEFILLGLSKHAEQQKVLFVLFLGMYLVTMVGNGLIILAISLDSYLHTPMYLFLANLSFADMSSISTSVPKMLMDIHTKSQSISYESCITQMYFSIVFIVIDNILLGVMAYDRFLAICHPLNYVTIMKPRICVLLSVIPWILSNIVALTHTLLLIQLIFCDSNILPHFFCDLALLLKLSCSDTVVNELVLFVVGLSVITFPFALIVFSYIHIISAVLRISTTEGKWKAFSTCGSHLTVVLLFYGTIVGVYFFPSSTHPDDTDKIGAVLFTVVTPMINPFIYSLRNKDMKCALRKLVNRKIFLPLMPWASEFLLSA, encoded by the coding sequence ATGGGgttttcatcttcttttcttcacttcacCAGAAATATGCACCAAGGAAACCAAACTACCATCTCTGAATTCATCCTCCTGGGACTCTCCAAACATGCTGAACAACAGAAAGTCCTCTTTGTGCTTTTTCTGGGTATGTACCTGGTCACAATGGTTGGGAATGGGCTCATCATCCTGGCCATCAGCTTGGATTCTTaccttcacacccccatgtatctcttccttgccaatttgtcCTTTGCTGATATGTCCTCCATTTCCACCTCAGTCCCCAAAATGCTGATGGATATTCACACCaagagtcaatccatctcctatGAGAGCTGCATCACACAGATGTACTTTTCCATCGTGTTCATTGTCATCGACAATATCCTTCTGGGggtcatggcctatgaccgcttctTGGCTATCTGCCACCCTCTAAACTACGTGACCATCATGAAGCCCAGAATCTGTGTTTTGCTGTCAGTCATTCCGTGGATCCTCAGTAATATTgttgccctgacacacacccttctgcTCATTCAATTGATCTTCTGTGACAGCAACATTCTCCCACACTTCTTCTGTGACCTGGCCCTTCTGCTCAAACTGTCCTGCTCAGATACAGTGGTCAATGAGCTCGTGTTGTTTGTCGTGGGCTTATCTGTCATCACTTTCCCCTTTGCCCTCATCGTCTTCTCCTACATCCACATCATCAGTGCTGTCCTGAGAATCTCAACCACAGAGGGAAAATGGAAAGCCTTTTCAACCTGTGGCTCTCACCTGACAGTTGTATTACTCTTCTATGGGACCATTGTAGGGGTTTACTTCTTCCCTTCATCTACCCACCCTGATGACACAGATAAGATTGGAGCAGTACTATTCACTGTGGTGACACCCATGATAAACCCCTTCatttacagcctgaggaacaaggacATGAAATGTGCCCTGAGAAAGCTTGtcaatagaaaaatatttctccCTTTGATGCCATGGGCATCTGAATTCCTTTTATCCGCGTAA